One region of Carya illinoinensis cultivar Pawnee chromosome 8, C.illinoinensisPawnee_v1, whole genome shotgun sequence genomic DNA includes:
- the LOC122317987 gene encoding protein MIZU-KUSSEI 1-like, with translation MRMIDLGSQRGHALHIMDTATSVDCGKEVRFRRSFRSLVECMVPCCGFQPSDSLSSDTESTLGSSSTVTGTFFGYRKGRVSFCLQDDTRSSPLLLLEFAVPTAYLAREMQHGVLRIALECDRQKEILRSSSTMSSNSSSCSLFNVPVWSMYCNGRKVGFAIRRQMTASDAAVLKQMQTVSVGAGVLPAAAANKSEVEAGDGGELLYLRAGFERVIGSHDSESFHMINPVGSSGQELSIFLLRT, from the coding sequence ATGAGGATGATAGACTTGGGAAGCCAAAGAGGCCATGCCCTGCATATTATGGACACTGCAACCTCCGTCGACTGTGGCAAAGAAGTGAGGTTCCGGCGATCCTTTCGGTCCTTGGTGGAGTGCATGGTTCCATGTTGTGGCTTCCAACCGTCGGATTCACTCTCCAGCGACACCGAATCAACTCTCGGCTCCTCCTCTACCGTGACCGGTACCTTCTTCGGCTACAGGAAAGGTCGTGTCAGCTTCTGCCTACAAGACGACACCCGGAGCTCCCCTCTTCTCCTGCTTGAGTTCGCCGTCCCCACGGCCTACCTCGCCAGAGAGATGCAGCACGGAGTGCTAAGAATCGCGCTCGAGTGCGACAGACAAAAGGAGATCCTCAGGTCCAGCTCCACGATGAGCTCCAACTCCAGCTCATGCTCGCTCTTCAACGTGCCCGTTTGGTCCATGTACTGCAACGGCAGGAAGGTTGGGTTCGCCATAAGGCGTCAGATGACGGCGAGCGATGCTGCGGTGCTGAAACAGATGCAGACAGTGTCTGTTGGAGCGGGAGTCCTGCCTGCTGCGGCGGCCAACAAGTCCGAGGTCGAAGCTGGGGATGGAGGTGAACTCTTGTACCTTAGAGCCGGCTTTGAGCGAGTCATTGGATCCCATGACTCGGAGTCGTTCCACATGATTAACCCGGTTGGGAGCTCCGGCCAGGAGCTCAGCATATTCCTTCTCAGGACATGA